Proteins encoded together in one Hymenobacter monticola window:
- a CDS encoding redoxin domain-containing protein, with product MPLLYLLFSYLSAWLLGPTPRATVYVFLADTCPISQAATLPLRELHGQYAAQGIRFVGVFPAADATPGALAAFGKTYQIPFPLQADPGHQLTKKLHAHVTPEAVVLAPDGKTTLYQGRLNDAYAGLGQHRPTTRHHELADALAAVVAGRPVAVPRTEPVGCFIE from the coding sequence ATGCCGCTGCTTTACTTGCTATTCAGTTATTTAAGCGCCTGGCTGTTGGGGCCGACGCCGCGGGCCACGGTGTACGTTTTTCTGGCCGATACCTGCCCCATCAGCCAGGCCGCTACGCTGCCTTTGCGCGAACTGCACGGGCAGTACGCGGCGCAGGGCATCCGGTTCGTGGGCGTGTTTCCGGCGGCCGACGCCACACCGGGTGCGCTGGCTGCCTTCGGCAAAACCTACCAAATTCCCTTCCCCCTGCAAGCCGACCCTGGCCATCAGCTGACTAAAAAACTGCACGCTCACGTGACGCCCGAAGCCGTGGTGCTGGCCCCCGACGGCAAAACCACGCTCTACCAGGGCCGCCTCAACGACGCCTACGCCGGGCTGGGCCAGCACCGCCCCACCACGCGCCACCACGAGCTGGCCGATGCCCTGGCCGCCGTGGTGGCCGGCCGCCCGGTGGCCGTGCCCCGCACCGAGCCGGTGGGCTGTTTTATTGAGTAG
- a CDS encoding T9SS type A sorting domain-containing protein, producing MKYLFSFFLLAALLAGPRAQAQTGAQVTFSQHIAPLVYQHCTPCHRTGEVAPFPLTNYAEVSSHGQTIKYVTGTKYMPPWKPDANYRHYLDENTLTAIEIQQIRDWVDNGMPQGNAAQTPPVPTFPSGSQLGTPDLVVPMAQKFTHQGNGQDMYRIFVLPVNLPADRDIAAIEFRAGNKRIVHHVIIGMDTTRQAQALDAADPGYGYTRFGGFGFSPLEEVFGAWVPGMQARFYPTGMGKKLYRRASLLLQVHYGPNFVTQTDSSVVNIFFARQPVTRFVQTLPAISPQVLTNGPFVIPANQVKTFHAQLIVPVDATVLSVSPHAHLLSKSWKVWAVKPNGDTIRLVKINDWDFRWQGTYRFTGLQRIPAGSRLMADATYDNTANNPRNPNTPPQPVTWGESTTAEMLLTYFELLPYRAGDENIVLSTLPGVATTPGTVQMAVFPNPSSGSAAVSFQLGKPGPVTVSLLDATGRVVRVLTREKAYPAGPQQVPLPLENVAAGIYFVKLESNEGTRNEKLVVK from the coding sequence ATGAAATACCTCTTCTCCTTTTTTCTCCTCGCTGCCCTGCTGGCCGGGCCCCGCGCCCAGGCCCAGACCGGGGCGCAGGTCACGTTCAGCCAGCACATTGCGCCGCTGGTGTACCAGCACTGCACGCCCTGCCACCGCACGGGCGAAGTGGCACCGTTTCCGCTTACCAACTACGCCGAGGTCAGCAGCCACGGCCAGACCATCAAGTACGTGACGGGCACCAAATACATGCCGCCGTGGAAGCCCGACGCCAACTACCGCCACTACCTGGACGAAAACACCCTCACCGCTATCGAAATCCAGCAAATCCGGGATTGGGTGGACAACGGCATGCCGCAGGGCAATGCCGCCCAGACGCCGCCGGTGCCTACTTTCCCCAGCGGCTCGCAGCTGGGCACGCCCGATTTGGTGGTTCCGATGGCGCAGAAGTTCACGCACCAGGGTAACGGCCAGGACATGTACCGCATTTTCGTGCTGCCCGTGAACCTGCCCGCTGACCGCGACATCGCGGCCATTGAATTCCGGGCCGGCAACAAGCGCATCGTGCACCACGTCATCATCGGCATGGATACCACGCGGCAGGCCCAGGCCCTCGACGCGGCCGACCCCGGCTACGGCTACACCCGCTTCGGCGGCTTCGGCTTCAGCCCGCTGGAAGAAGTGTTTGGGGCCTGGGTGCCGGGCATGCAGGCGCGCTTCTACCCCACGGGCATGGGCAAAAAGCTCTACCGCCGGGCCTCGCTGCTGCTGCAGGTGCACTACGGCCCCAACTTCGTGACGCAGACTGACTCGTCGGTGGTGAACATCTTCTTTGCCCGCCAGCCCGTTACGCGCTTCGTACAAACGCTGCCGGCCATCTCGCCCCAGGTCCTCACCAACGGACCGTTTGTGATTCCGGCCAACCAGGTGAAAACCTTCCACGCCCAGCTCATCGTGCCCGTTGACGCCACCGTGCTCAGCGTGTCGCCGCACGCCCACTTGCTGAGCAAAAGCTGGAAGGTGTGGGCCGTGAAGCCCAACGGCGACACCATCCGGCTGGTGAAAATCAACGATTGGGACTTCCGCTGGCAGGGCACCTACCGCTTCACCGGCCTGCAGCGCATCCCGGCCGGCTCGCGCCTCATGGCCGATGCTACCTACGACAACACCGCCAACAACCCGCGCAACCCCAACACCCCGCCCCAGCCCGTGACCTGGGGCGAGAGCACCACCGCCGAAATGCTGCTCACTTACTTCGAACTGCTGCCCTACCGGGCGGGCGACGAGAACATCGTCCTCAGCACCCTGCCGGGCGTGGCCACCACCCCCGGTACCGTGCAAATGGCCGTGTTCCCCAACCCCAGCAGCGGCAGTGCCGCCGTCAGCTTCCAGCTCGGCAAGCCCGGCCCCGTCACCGTGTCGCTGCTCGACGCCACGGGCCGCGTGGTTCGGGTGCTGACGCGTGAAAAAGCGTACCCGGCGGGCCCGCAGCAGGTGCCGCTGCCGCTGGAAAACGTAGCGGCTGGCATCTACTTCGTGAAGCTGGAATCGAACGAAGGGACGCGCAACGAGAAGCTGGTAGTGAAGTAG
- a CDS encoding glycosyltransferase family protein, with amino-acid sequence MNILYGVPGEGLGHATRSKVVIGHLLAQGHQVCVVSSSRAYKMLAAAFPGRVHEIRGFHLAYNGLAVSKLRTAALTLRTAPEDLRINFAKYRELLCDFEPEVVVSDFESFTYLFAKLHRLPVVSIDNMQIISRAKLNVTVPKAERGNFNLAKSIVRAKLPHSRHYFVTTFFDLPLQKERTTLVPPIIRPEILAARPTKGQHVLVYQSATTQQNLVPLLQQLPDQEFRVYGFNKQESHGNVQLCAFSEAGFIVDLASARAVVTNGGFSLISEAVFLHKPVCAIPIPAQFEQWLNAAEVEKMGYGRHFEAITADNLRAFLYGLTDFEKALAGYQQQGNEVLFARLDEELKDISRHHLPAEPAAQEASWGGE; translated from the coding sequence ATGAACATCCTATACGGAGTGCCCGGCGAGGGCCTGGGCCACGCCACCCGCAGCAAAGTCGTCATTGGCCACCTGCTGGCGCAGGGCCACCAGGTGTGCGTGGTGAGCAGCAGCCGCGCCTACAAGATGCTGGCCGCCGCCTTTCCGGGCCGGGTGCATGAAATTCGGGGCTTTCATTTGGCCTACAATGGGCTGGCCGTGAGCAAGCTGCGCACGGCCGCCCTCACGCTGCGCACCGCGCCCGAAGACCTGCGCATCAACTTCGCCAAGTACCGCGAGCTGCTGTGCGACTTCGAGCCCGAGGTGGTGGTGTCGGATTTTGAATCCTTCACTTACTTGTTTGCCAAGCTGCACCGGTTGCCCGTGGTCAGCATCGACAACATGCAGATTATCAGCCGGGCCAAGCTGAACGTGACGGTGCCCAAGGCCGAGCGCGGCAACTTCAACCTGGCCAAAAGCATTGTGCGGGCCAAGCTGCCGCACAGCCGTCACTATTTCGTGACGACTTTCTTCGACCTTCCCCTGCAAAAGGAGCGCACCACACTGGTGCCGCCCATCATCCGGCCTGAAATCCTGGCGGCCCGGCCCACCAAGGGCCAGCACGTGCTGGTGTACCAGTCGGCCACCACGCAGCAAAACCTGGTGCCCCTGCTGCAGCAGCTGCCCGACCAGGAATTCCGCGTCTATGGCTTCAACAAGCAGGAAAGCCATGGCAACGTGCAGCTCTGCGCCTTCTCCGAGGCCGGCTTCATTGTCGACCTCGCCAGCGCCCGCGCCGTGGTCACCAACGGCGGCTTCTCGCTCATTTCGGAGGCCGTGTTTCTACACAAGCCCGTTTGCGCCATTCCCATTCCCGCGCAGTTCGAGCAGTGGCTGAACGCGGCCGAAGTGGAAAAAATGGGCTACGGGCGCCATTTCGAGGCCATCACGGCCGACAACCTGCGCGCTTTTCTATACGGCCTGACTGATTTTGAGAAAGCGCTGGCCGGCTATCAGCAGCAGGGCAACGAAGTGCTGTTTGCCCGGCTCGACGAGGAGCTGAAGGATATCAGCCGCCACCACCTGCCGGCTGAGCCCGCAGCGCAGGAAGCTTCCTGGGGCGGGGAGTAA
- a CDS encoding peptidylprolyl isomerase → MPHRSLRCWPLLLLLAACTRTPHPSAGLANKYHDATIRQIGTAQDERNTPALLPFLSNANPSYRREAALAFASVQAPAALPGLLPLLRDADPEVRRAAAYALGQIGDSTAVDTLRVRVLKENDPVVRRYVHEALGRTVTRRSLPELWRVETLTDTARAAALAWGLSRAALRGLTSPESIRRTVAVLNSPKLPMRGRLAAVVGLSRTRGLDADLQRLAGATLMRVAQKDRSYAVRAASAATLGKLATLGAAPTAGATAATPVASATAPGNGSPAAVLARLATKDADYRVRLSAIRALPFGAETYAVSRKAVFTALNRDQPAVALTAAEWLLAHAKGENGAALAALADGNKQASPRVRAALLQAAVRHASPAARPSLVETLQKRFNAAADAYEGSFLIQAMGEDPTAFDFVRTQAFAPQQVPVVAGAATAALLAMRRNPDFPAARQADFAAAMRQALAGGDVAQLGTAAEAYADAKLFPEPQPADVAALRQAQAKLRLPREIEAWQGLQQALDKLEKKATPTPSPVATAQQHPIDWAVVQSVPLGQQVRLRTSKGIILLELKPNEAPGAVASFVALLNEHFYDNLFFHRVVPTFVAQGGDPRGDGNGSAPYNLRSEFGDLRYQEGSVGLASAGKDTESCQFFITHTPTPHLDGRYPIFAQVVGGMDVVHKLDIGDRILGVELVKGL, encoded by the coding sequence ATGCCCCACCGCTCCCTTCGCTGCTGGCCGCTGCTGTTGCTGCTGGCCGCCTGCACCCGCACGCCCCACCCCAGCGCCGGCCTCGCCAACAAATACCACGACGCCACCATCCGGCAAATCGGCACGGCGCAGGACGAGCGCAACACGCCCGCGCTGCTGCCTTTTCTAAGCAATGCCAACCCCAGCTACCGCCGCGAAGCCGCCCTGGCCTTCGCCTCGGTGCAGGCGCCGGCCGCCTTACCCGGCCTGCTGCCGCTGCTGCGCGATGCCGACCCCGAAGTGCGCCGCGCCGCGGCCTACGCCCTGGGGCAAATCGGCGACAGCACGGCCGTGGATACCCTACGGGTGCGCGTGCTGAAGGAAAACGACCCCGTGGTGCGGCGCTACGTGCACGAGGCGCTGGGTCGCACCGTCACGCGGCGTAGCCTGCCCGAACTCTGGCGCGTCGAAACCCTGACCGATACCGCCCGGGCCGCCGCCCTGGCCTGGGGCCTGAGCCGAGCCGCCCTGCGCGGGCTGACTTCGCCGGAAAGCATCCGGCGCACGGTGGCCGTGCTGAACTCACCCAAGCTACCCATGCGCGGTCGGCTGGCGGCCGTGGTGGGGTTGTCGCGCACGCGGGGACTCGATGCCGATTTGCAGCGGCTGGCCGGTGCCACGCTGATGCGGGTGGCGCAGAAAGACCGGTCGTATGCCGTGCGCGCGGCTTCGGCGGCCACGCTGGGCAAGCTGGCGACGCTTGGGGCGGCACCAACTGCTGGTGCCACTGCAGCAACTCCGGTGGCCTCCGCAACAGCGCCGGGCAACGGCAGCCCCGCAGCGGTGCTGGCCCGGCTGGCCACCAAAGATGCCGACTACCGGGTGCGACTGAGTGCCATACGGGCCCTGCCGTTTGGTGCCGAAACCTATGCAGTGAGCCGCAAAGCCGTGTTCACGGCGCTCAACCGCGACCAGCCGGCTGTGGCCCTCACGGCGGCCGAGTGGCTGCTGGCCCACGCGAAAGGGGAAAATGGCGCGGCGCTGGCTGCCTTGGCCGATGGCAACAAGCAGGCCTCGCCGCGGGTGCGGGCCGCTTTGCTGCAAGCGGCCGTGCGCCACGCCAGCCCGGCGGCCCGGCCCAGCCTGGTCGAAACGCTGCAAAAGCGGTTCAACGCGGCCGCTGATGCCTACGAAGGCTCCTTCCTGATTCAGGCCATGGGCGAAGACCCGACGGCGTTCGACTTCGTGCGGACGCAGGCATTTGCGCCCCAGCAAGTGCCGGTGGTGGCCGGGGCGGCCACAGCGGCCCTGCTGGCCATGCGCCGCAACCCTGATTTCCCGGCGGCCCGGCAGGCCGATTTTGCTGCGGCCATGCGCCAGGCACTGGCCGGCGGCGACGTGGCCCAACTCGGCACCGCCGCCGAAGCCTACGCCGATGCCAAGCTCTTCCCCGAGCCCCAGCCGGCCGATGTGGCGGCCCTGCGCCAAGCCCAGGCCAAGCTGCGCCTGCCCCGCGAGATTGAAGCCTGGCAGGGCTTGCAGCAGGCCCTCGACAAACTGGAGAAGAAGGCTACACCCACGCCCTCGCCCGTGGCCACGGCCCAGCAGCACCCCATCGACTGGGCCGTGGTGCAGAGCGTGCCGCTGGGCCAGCAGGTGCGACTGCGCACCAGCAAGGGCATTATTCTGCTCGAATTGAAGCCAAATGAGGCGCCCGGTGCGGTGGCCAGCTTTGTGGCGCTGCTTAATGAGCATTTCTACGACAACCTGTTTTTCCACCGCGTGGTGCCCACTTTCGTGGCCCAGGGCGGCGACCCGCGCGGCGACGGCAACGGCAGCGCCCCCTACAACCTGCGTTCCGAGTTTGGCGACCTGCGCTACCAGGAAGGCAGCGTGGGCCTGGCCTCGGCCGGCAAGGACACCGAAAGCTGCCAGTTTTTCATCACCCACACGCCCACGCCGCACCTGGATGGGCGCTACCCCATCTTTGCCCAAGTGGTAGGCGGGATGGACGTGGTGCACAAGCTCGACATCGGCGACCGGATTTTGGGCGTGGAGTTGGTGAAGGGACTATAG
- a CDS encoding mechanosensitive ion channel family protein, whose amino-acid sequence MNQVATYAQQLQTLVILYLPRVLMAVVALVVGWWLIGWASRLIAAATARLDVSLASFLTSLVNIVLKVLLLITVAGMVGFETTSFVAILGAAGLAVGLALQGTLANFAGGVLILIFKPYVVGDTIESQGKSGEVKEIQIFNTILVTAQGDTIILPNGATSNNVIINKTAQNKALVEIVAEVDNNTKLDELRAWAVPLMQADEQVLDMPAPQVVVTGLKPGGMTVAFRAYTAAGQNGGAQSRLIEQLQQGLSRQGVGSPVPVQHSYVRNLPN is encoded by the coding sequence ATGAATCAAGTTGCTACCTACGCCCAACAACTCCAAACCCTCGTTATTCTCTACTTGCCGCGCGTGCTCATGGCCGTGGTGGCGCTGGTGGTGGGTTGGTGGCTCATTGGCTGGGCCAGCCGGCTGATTGCGGCGGCCACCGCCCGGCTGGACGTGTCTTTGGCGTCGTTTCTGACCAGCCTGGTCAACATCGTGCTCAAAGTGCTGCTGCTCATCACAGTCGCGGGCATGGTGGGATTCGAGACGACGTCGTTCGTGGCCATTCTGGGAGCAGCGGGCCTAGCGGTGGGGCTGGCCTTGCAGGGCACGCTGGCCAACTTCGCGGGCGGGGTGCTGATTCTGATTTTTAAGCCCTACGTGGTGGGCGACACCATTGAATCGCAGGGCAAGTCGGGCGAGGTGAAGGAAATCCAGATTTTCAACACCATCCTCGTGACGGCGCAGGGCGACACCATCATCCTGCCCAACGGCGCCACCTCCAACAACGTCATCATCAACAAAACGGCCCAGAACAAGGCCCTGGTGGAAATTGTGGCCGAAGTCGACAACAACACCAAGCTCGATGAGCTGCGCGCCTGGGCCGTGCCCCTCATGCAGGCCGATGAGCAGGTGCTTGATATGCCCGCGCCGCAGGTGGTGGTGACCGGCCTCAAGCCCGGCGGCATGACGGTGGCCTTCCGCGCCTACACCGCGGCCGGCCAGAACGGCGGCGCTCAGAGCCGCCTCATCGAGCAGCTGCAGCAGGGGCTGTCCCGGCAGGGCGTGGGCAGCCCGGTGCCGGTGCAACACAGCTACGTGCGCAATCTGCCGAATTGA
- a CDS encoding PAS domain-containing hybrid sensor histidine kinase/response regulator, translated as MTPAELEHALAEQQAENAILRSALAGTGISPGLPAPALPRQQELLQLMQEMYTAVVLTDTEGRVAWVNKGFTTLCGLEPHQVLGRRPATLLRPNLDDEKTLAYIRESLAAQLPFHYEVRNPGPAATGWIRVKVQPLRNERGEVVMAGLLEDISEWKEIQSNLADSENRFRALAENVPGVLYEWRKNLDGSFQFIYVSPKLREIFGMRREELERIPEFIHPDDRAGFMQSMAEATGARKPWAFEGRVVVPGQPLRYLQANSMVTGVDAAGVIYSGILQDVTALKQAQTALRESNLRWHLAVEGFGDGTWERDLRTNVSFYSADYRAMLGGYTEEEFPSDHSSWLAHIHPDDLEHTMRTASACMRGETRLMTAEFRMRCKDGSYKWVLSRALVTKRGPDGEPLILTGTHTDISELKKAQAALDASNHRLSAVLSNFHEGVVLEDENRRIVLTNQAFGRLLGVPTPPAELAGREGIALAEGARDLMRHPNQYVARITALLRRRRPVVGDVLTLRDGRILQRDFAPIYDQHHYIGHLWKYEDITARTRAEEDLKRREEKYRGIIENMSLGLVEADLDDHLLYANQSFCDMTGFCTDELQGHKLSPLLLTGDDLELVESKLQSRQQGISDSYEIAVTTKGGEVKWLLVSGAPLYDDDQQLVGSIGIYLDVTPQKHLETSLREAKALAEISTRAKQDFLANMSHEIRTPMNAILGMSQLLAKTELSSPQASYLHAITASAENLLVIINDILDLSKIESGRLAVEKIGFSVCGVCEQVEKTLRYKAAEKGLDFVTQCDPAMPAVLLGDPYRITQVLLNLAGNSVKFTERGTVHTSCALRGLTPGGEAIVEFTVEDTGIGIDAEYLARVFDEFSQEDSSVTRKFGGTGLGLGISKKLVELLGGELHIESEKHHGTTSRFVLHLPVGTGHDVPRKEGIDVTGLQHALRGKRVLLVEDNVFNRMLASVFLSNAELEVVEANNGEAAVELVRSQPFDLILMDVQMPIMNGYEATLLIRQALGPAVPIIALTANAIQGEREKCLAAGMNDYITKPFQEASLVKMVCDWMLGPLKPQAAAGEEKRITLEEK; from the coding sequence ATGACCCCAGCAGAGCTAGAACACGCGCTGGCCGAACAGCAAGCGGAAAACGCAATCCTGCGTTCGGCCCTGGCCGGGACCGGCATCTCGCCGGGCCTGCCGGCCCCGGCCCTGCCCCGCCAGCAAGAGTTGCTGCAGCTGATGCAGGAGATGTATACGGCCGTGGTGCTGACCGACACCGAAGGCCGAGTGGCGTGGGTGAACAAAGGCTTTACCACCCTGTGCGGCCTGGAGCCGCACCAGGTGCTGGGGCGGCGGCCAGCCACGCTGCTCCGCCCGAATCTGGACGACGAAAAGACGCTCGCATACATCAGGGAAAGCCTGGCGGCGCAGCTACCGTTTCATTATGAAGTGCGCAACCCCGGGCCTGCTGCCACCGGCTGGATTCGGGTGAAGGTGCAGCCCCTGCGCAACGAGCGGGGCGAGGTGGTGATGGCCGGGCTGCTGGAGGATATTTCGGAATGGAAAGAAATCCAGTCGAACCTGGCCGACAGCGAAAACCGGTTCCGGGCGCTGGCCGAAAACGTGCCCGGCGTGCTCTACGAGTGGCGCAAGAACCTCGACGGCAGCTTTCAGTTCATCTACGTCAGCCCCAAGCTGCGGGAGATATTTGGGATGCGGCGTGAGGAACTCGAGCGCATTCCGGAGTTCATTCACCCCGACGACCGGGCCGGGTTTATGCAGTCGATGGCCGAGGCCACCGGGGCTCGCAAGCCGTGGGCGTTTGAGGGGCGGGTAGTGGTGCCGGGCCAGCCCCTGCGCTACCTGCAGGCCAATTCAATGGTGACCGGCGTCGATGCCGCGGGTGTTATCTACAGTGGCATCCTGCAGGACGTTACTGCCTTGAAGCAGGCCCAAACCGCCCTGCGCGAAAGCAACCTGCGCTGGCACCTGGCCGTGGAAGGCTTTGGCGATGGCACCTGGGAGCGGGACCTGCGCACCAATGTCTCGTTTTATTCGGCCGACTACCGGGCCATGCTCGGGGGCTACACCGAGGAAGAGTTTCCCAGCGACCATAGCAGCTGGCTCGCCCACATCCACCCCGACGACCTGGAGCACACCATGCGCACCGCCTCGGCGTGCATGCGGGGCGAAACAAGGCTGATGACCGCCGAATTTCGGATGCGCTGCAAGGACGGCAGCTATAAATGGGTGCTGAGCCGCGCGCTCGTCACCAAGCGCGGGCCCGACGGCGAGCCCCTGATTCTTACAGGCACGCACACCGATATTTCGGAGCTGAAAAAGGCCCAGGCGGCGCTGGATGCATCCAACCACCGCCTGTCGGCCGTGCTGTCGAACTTCCACGAGGGCGTGGTGCTGGAAGACGAAAACCGGCGGATTGTGCTCACCAACCAGGCATTTGGGCGCCTGTTGGGCGTGCCTACACCTCCGGCCGAACTGGCGGGGCGCGAGGGCATCGCGCTGGCCGAGGGGGCGCGCGACTTGATGCGCCACCCCAACCAGTACGTGGCACGCATCACGGCCCTGCTGCGCCGCCGCCGCCCCGTGGTGGGCGACGTGCTGACCCTGCGCGACGGCCGCATTTTGCAGCGCGACTTTGCCCCGATTTACGACCAGCACCACTACATCGGCCACTTGTGGAAATACGAGGACATCACGGCCCGCACCCGCGCCGAGGAAGACCTCAAGCGCCGCGAGGAAAAATACCGCGGCATCATCGAAAACATGTCGCTGGGCTTGGTAGAGGCCGATTTGGACGACCACCTGCTCTACGCCAACCAGAGCTTCTGCGACATGACCGGCTTCTGCACCGACGAGCTGCAGGGGCACAAGCTCTCGCCGCTGCTGCTCACGGGCGACGATTTGGAACTGGTGGAAAGCAAGCTGCAGTCGCGCCAGCAGGGTATTTCCGACTCATACGAAATAGCTGTGACCACCAAAGGCGGCGAGGTGAAGTGGCTGCTGGTGAGCGGGGCCCCGCTCTACGACGACGACCAGCAACTGGTGGGCTCCATTGGCATCTACCTCGACGTGACGCCCCAGAAACACCTCGAAACCAGCCTGCGCGAGGCCAAGGCCCTGGCCGAAATCAGCACCCGCGCCAAGCAGGACTTCCTGGCCAACATGAGCCACGAAATCCGCACGCCCATGAACGCCATCCTGGGCATGAGCCAGTTGCTGGCCAAAACCGAGCTCAGCTCGCCGCAGGCCAGCTACCTGCACGCCATTACGGCCTCAGCTGAAAACCTGCTGGTCATCATCAACGACATTCTGGACCTCTCCAAAATTGAATCGGGCCGGCTGGCCGTTGAGAAAATCGGCTTTAGTGTGTGCGGGGTGTGCGAGCAGGTAGAAAAAACCCTGCGCTACAAAGCCGCGGAAAAAGGCCTCGATTTTGTGACACAGTGCGACCCGGCTATGCCCGCCGTGCTACTCGGCGACCCCTACCGCATCACGCAAGTACTGCTCAACTTGGCCGGCAACTCCGTAAAATTTACCGAGCGGGGCACCGTGCATACCTCCTGCGCACTGCGGGGCCTCACGCCCGGGGGCGAGGCCATCGTGGAATTCACGGTGGAAGACACCGGCATCGGCATCGACGCCGAGTACCTGGCGCGGGTATTCGACGAGTTCAGCCAGGAAGATTCGTCGGTGACGCGCAAATTCGGCGGCACCGGCCTGGGGCTGGGCATCAGCAAGAAACTGGTGGAACTGCTGGGCGGCGAGCTGCACATCGAAAGCGAGAAGCACCACGGCACCACCAGCCGTTTCGTGTTGCACCTGCCCGTGGGCACCGGGCACGACGTGCCCCGGAAGGAAGGCATCGACGTGACTGGTTTGCAGCATGCCCTGCGCGGCAAACGCGTGCTGCTGGTCGAAGACAACGTGTTCAACCGCATGCTGGCCTCTGTTTTTCTCAGCAATGCCGAGCTGGAAGTGGTGGAAGCCAACAATGGCGAAGCCGCCGTGGAATTGGTCCGCTCCCAGCCTTTCGACCTGATACTAATGGATGTGCAGATGCCCATCATGAACGGCTACGAGGCCACCCTGCTCATCCGGCAGGCGCTGGGACCGGCGGTGCCCATCATTGCCCTCACGGCCAACGCCATCCAGGGCGAGCGCGAAAAATGCCTCGCCGCGGGCATGAACGATTACATCACCAAACCCTTCCAGGAAGCGTCGCTGGTGAAAATGGTGTGCGACTGGATGCTGGGCCCGCTGAAGCCGCAGGCGGCGGCGGGGGAGGAGAAGCGAATAACACTAGAGGAAAAATAA
- a CDS encoding cupin domain-containing protein: MADTTIIKVDSQHSPKGADGEKHLASGKSVAMRMWENEQPGEAKAPATRPYETVGYVLSGRAEFHLAGQMVLLEPGNSWVVPKDAEHTYKILEAFTAVEATSPPAQVHGREDK, from the coding sequence ATGGCCGATACCACCATCATCAAAGTCGATTCGCAGCACTCGCCCAAAGGCGCCGACGGCGAAAAACACCTCGCCTCGGGCAAGTCCGTGGCCATGCGCATGTGGGAAAACGAGCAGCCCGGCGAGGCTAAAGCCCCCGCCACCCGCCCCTACGAAACCGTGGGCTACGTGCTCAGCGGCCGCGCCGAGTTCCACCTGGCCGGCCAAATGGTGCTGCTCGAGCCCGGCAACTCCTGGGTGGTGCCCAAAGACGCCGAGCATACCTATAAAATCCTCGAAGCCTTTACGGCTGTGGAAGCCACTTCGCCCCCGGCGCAGGTGCACGGGCGGGAGGACAAGTAA
- a CDS encoding serine O-acetyltransferase produces the protein MLPESFAAELAQAHASVPDALPGAAFCDLADGLLALLFPYRAERPLPNVDVVAAELYHFRSELAALLAKVPQLPAPAAELANEFAAQLPALRAALLRDATAILASDPAALGLAEIIGSYPGFYATALYRIAHALYERGLPRLPRLLSEHAHQRTGIDIHPGAQIGPAFCIDHGTGLVIGETAIIGANVQIYQGVTLGAMSVTKGLQGQKRHPTIEDHVVIYAGATILGGSTVVGAHSVIGGNVWLTESVPSHSRVYHRAHINISRSVDPAAELVFSI, from the coding sequence GTGCTTCCCGAATCTTTTGCTGCCGAGCTGGCCCAGGCCCACGCCTCCGTGCCCGACGCCCTGCCCGGCGCCGCCTTCTGCGACCTGGCCGACGGCCTGCTGGCGCTGTTGTTCCCTTACCGGGCCGAGCGGCCCCTGCCCAACGTGGACGTAGTGGCCGCCGAGCTCTACCACTTCCGCTCCGAGCTGGCCGCGCTGCTGGCCAAGGTGCCCCAGCTGCCGGCCCCCGCCGCCGAGCTGGCCAACGAGTTCGCGGCCCAGCTGCCGGCGTTGCGGGCCGCTTTGCTGCGCGACGCCACCGCCATTCTGGCCAGCGACCCCGCCGCCCTGGGCCTGGCCGAAATCATCGGCTCTTATCCCGGCTTCTACGCCACGGCCCTCTACCGCATTGCCCACGCCTTGTATGAGCGCGGCCTGCCCCGCCTGCCGCGCCTGCTGAGCGAGCACGCCCACCAGCGCACGGGCATCGACATTCACCCCGGCGCGCAAATCGGCCCGGCCTTCTGCATCGACCACGGCACGGGCCTCGTCATCGGCGAAACGGCCATCATCGGCGCCAACGTGCAGATTTACCAGGGCGTGACGTTGGGCGCCATGAGCGTGACCAAGGGCCTGCAGGGGCAGAAGCGCCACCCCACCATCGAAGACCATGTGGTGATTTACGCCGGGGCTACCATTCTGGGCGGCAGCACGGTGGTGGGCGCGCACAGCGTCATTGGCGGCAACGTGTGGCTGACCGAGAGCGTACCCTCGCACTCGCGCGTGTACCACCGCGCCCACATCAACATTTCCCGCTCCGTGGACCCCGCCGCGGAGCTGGTGTTTTCTATTTAA